The genomic DNA TGGGCCGGCACATCGATGTTATCCAGGCGGAACACCACAGAGCCGTCGGGATTCTTGATCTCCGACAGGGCCTTGCGGAATTCGATCTCCGCATAGGCTGACTGGTCTGGCTTGGTGAAGCGACGCTCGATGCGCATTGGTCCGGTCCCTTTTGTCTATATATAGCGCTTTTCCCCAGGGTTTTCTGCCCTCAAGGCGAAAAGCGCAGTCCGCCGTTTGCCGGCATCGCGGGCGACGCCGGCACTCTCCTCGTCGCAGGTGCCGGCTTGCAGACAGCATAACGCCTTGCCAGGTGTTCGCCTGGGCTGCAGACCGACCCCCGCGGGTCCCTAAACTGAAACTTTTGTCGATTCCCTCGTTCGAGGGAGGTTCACACTATCTAGGGTCGAGCCTGCCTGCAAACACTAAATATAGTGTTAACAGATCATTTTTTCCAGGCCGACAATTCTCCCTTTCGCCCACCCAAGCCCCAACATTCCCAACGCTTCCGCCGGCCTCGTGAACAGGCGGAAATGCGGGCAAAACGCACAAAATCCGGGAAAAAAGACCGGCCTCTGAACACTCCGGTCACGCCCGCAACAGGAGCGCATGGCCTATAAAGAGCGACTCGTTTGGAACCGTCAAGGATTCGTTTTTGTAGGTTTTGTGACCCCAATATGTTGTGTGTCACATATGTGGATAACGGGGACAGAAAACCGTCGGCGCGGAATTCGCCTTGGCTTGGTTGAAAGCCGCTCCGCGCCTCGGATCGTGACTGTTTCCGAGCACCCGGAAAAGGCGAACATCTCATTGTGCCTCGGTCCGCCGAGAGCTCGATCCGTGTTTCGGCGCGCGCCGCTCCAGATACCAAAAGAGCTTGACGCATCGGTATCCCAATGCACTTATTAGTCCGTAACTAAGATATAAATTCCATAAATATGGAATATAAGAAGGGAACCAAGATGAAGCGCTTCGTGAAAATTGCGGCTTCGCTGGCGGCGCTTGTGCTTTCGGCAACGGGCACAGCGTGGGCAGAGCCGGCCAAAGGCGGTGTTATCGACGTGGCCACGATCGGCGAGCCGCCGACACTCGATCCGATGGCGTCCACGGCCGACCTCGTCGGCATCGTCACCCAGCACATCTACGAGACGCTTTACACCTTCGATAAGGACTGGGGCATCACCCCGCTTCTCGCCGCCGACATGCCGCAGATTTCGCCCGATGGCCTCGTCTACGCGATCAAGCTGAGGACCGGCGTGAAGTTCCATGACGGCAGCGACATGAATTCCGCCGACGTCGTGGCATCGTTGCAGCGCTGGATGAAGATCGCCACCCGCGGCAAGCAGGCCGCCGAGGTGATCGCTTCGGTCGAGCCGGTCGACGACGACACGGTCAAGATCACTCTCAAGAAGCCCTTCGCGCCGCTGCTCGCGCTTTTGTCGCTGAACAATGCCGCGGCCATCATCATTCCTTCCGAGAATGCCAAGCAGGATCCGCTGACCAGCTTCGTCGGCACCGGTCCCTATATGCTGAAGGACCGCAAGCCCGATCAGTTCATCCAGCTTGCCCGTTTCGACGGCTATAAATCGCGCGACGGCGAGCCGAACGGCTATGGCGGCGCCAGAAAACAGTATCTCGACGAAATCCGTTTCGTGCCGGTTCCCGACGCCAACACCCGCGTGGAAGGAGCGGTCGCCGGCCAGTTCGCCTACGTCGATTCGCTTCCCGTGGAATCCTTCGACAAGGTCTCCGGCGGCAAGACCGCGCCGGTCATGCTGAAACCGTTCGGCTGGCCGGTTTTCGTGCTGAATACCAAACATGGGCCGAACAGCGACATCCGCATCCGCAAGGCGATCCAGGCAGCGCTTGCGCCCAACGACATGCTGCTCGCCGCCTTCGGCTCCAAGGATTTCTTCGCCGCCGACGGCGCGCTCTATCCGGAAGGCTATGCCTGGCATACCGATGCCGGGACCGAAGCCTACAAACCCGACGGCGACACCGAAGCCGCGGCAACCCTGCTGAAGGAAGCCGGCTATGACGGCAAGCCGCTGCGCATCCTCACCAGCCGCCAGTACGAGTTCCACTACAAGATGGCGCAGGTCGCGGCGGAATATCTCAAGGCCGCCGGCTTCCAGGTCCAGCTCGACGTCGTCGAGTGGGCGACGCTGACCAAGAAC from Mesorhizobium sp. M1E.F.Ca.ET.045.02.1.1 includes the following:
- a CDS encoding ABC transporter substrate-binding protein — its product is MKRFVKIAASLAALVLSATGTAWAEPAKGGVIDVATIGEPPTLDPMASTADLVGIVTQHIYETLYTFDKDWGITPLLAADMPQISPDGLVYAIKLRTGVKFHDGSDMNSADVVASLQRWMKIATRGKQAAEVIASVEPVDDDTVKITLKKPFAPLLALLSLNNAAAIIIPSENAKQDPLTSFVGTGPYMLKDRKPDQFIQLARFDGYKSRDGEPNGYGGARKQYLDEIRFVPVPDANTRVEGAVAGQFAYVDSLPVESFDKVSGGKTAPVMLKPFGWPVFVLNTKHGPNSDIRIRKAIQAALAPNDMLLAAFGSKDFFAADGALYPEGYAWHTDAGTEAYKPDGDTEAAATLLKEAGYDGKPLRILTSRQYEFHYKMAQVAAEYLKAAGFQVQLDVVEWATLTKNRTDPALWDIYITHSPFLPEPSLTGIMSDSSPGWWVSDRKHKVLDAFNAEPDPAKRVQLFADVQKAVLDEVPAVKIGDFNALAAQAPTLKGVTPAPWPYFWNAYLEGK